In Piliocolobus tephrosceles isolate RC106 chromosome 5, ASM277652v3, whole genome shotgun sequence, a single genomic region encodes these proteins:
- the RWDD2A gene encoding RWD domain-containing protein 2A produces MSASVKESLQLQLLEMEMLFSMFPNQGEVKLEDVNALTNIKRYLEGTREALPPKIEFVITLQIEEPKVKIDLQVTMPHSYPYVALQLFGRSSELDRHQQLLLNKGLTSYIGTFDPGELCVCAAIQWLQDNSASYFLSRKLVYEPSTQAKPVKNTFLRMWIYSHHIYQQDLRKKILDVGKRLDVTGFCMTGKPGIICVEGFKEHCEEFWHTIRYPNWKHISCKHAESVETEGNGEDLRLFHSFEELLLEAHGDYGLRNDYHMNLGQFLEFLKKHKSEHVFQILFGIESKSSDS; encoded by the exons ATGTCTGCTTCGGTGAAAGAAAGCCTTCAGCTTCAGCTACTGGAGATGGAAATGCTGTTTTCTATGTTTCCTAACCAAGGAGAAGTAAAACTTGAAGATGTAAATGCCCTGACGAATATAAAGAGGTATTTGGAAGGCACAAGGGAGGCGCTGCCGCCAAAAATCGAATTTGTAATTACGCTCCAAATTGAGGAGCCTAAG gTGAAAATTGATTTGCAAGTGACCATGCCTCACAGCTACCCCTATGTAGCATTGCAGCTGTTTGGACGGTCATCTGAACTTGACAGACATCAGCAGCTACTTCTCAACAAAGGTCTCACTTCTTACATAGGGACTTTTGATCCAGGTGAGCTCTGCGTATGTGCAGCAATCCAGTGGCTACAGGACAACAGTGCATCTTATTTCCTGAGCAGAAAGCTTGTGTATGAACCATCTACACAAGCAAAGCCAGTCAAGAACACATTCCTCCGAATGTGGATCTACAGTCACCATATATATCAGCAGGACCTAAGGAAAAAGATTTTGGATGTTGGGAAAAGGTTAGATGTGACTGGATTTTGCATGACAGGAAAGCCTGGTATAATCTGTGTGGAGGGTTTCAAAGAGCACTGTGAGGAGTTCTGGCACACAATTAGGTACCCCAATTGGAAGCACATTTCCTGTAAGCATGCTGAAAGCGTGGAGACAGAAGGAAATGGTGAGGACCTGCgccttttccattcttttgaagAATTACTCCTTGAGGCCCATGGTGACTATGGATTAAGGAATGACTATCACATGAATCTGGGCCAGTTCTTAGAATTTCTCAAGAAGCACAAAAGTGAGCATGTTTTTCAAATACTATTTGGTATTGAAAGCAAAAGTTCAGACTCGTAA